One Falsihalocynthiibacter arcticus DNA segment encodes these proteins:
- the cimA gene encoding citramalate synthase: MSKTRLYLYDTTLRDGQQTQGVQFSTDEKIRIAKALDGLGLDYIEGGWPGANPTDSAFFDDAPKTRAMMTAFGMTKRSGRSAENDDVLAAVMNARTPAVCLVGKSHDFHVTRALDIPLEENIDNISASIAYIVAQGREALFDAEHFFDGYKANPEYALACLRAALDAGARWVVLCDTNGGTLPSEIGRIVSAVIATGIEGANVGIHTHNDTENAVAGSLAAIEAGACQIQGTLNGLGERCGNANLTTLIPTLILKQDYADRFETGIERKALLGLTKLSRMLDDILNRVPMRQAPYVGASAFAHKAGLHASAILKDPTTYEHIDPELVGNTRIIPMSNQAGQSNLRSRLASAGLEVDVKNPALARILEVIKEREDEGYSFDVAQASFELLARRELGLLPEFFEVKRYKVTVERRKNKRNKMVSLSEAVVVVKINGEKKMSVSDSMDEGGTDRGPVNALMQALLKDLGPYQDLIDDMHLVDYKVRITNGGTEAVTRVVIDSEDTQGRRWSTVGASSNIVDASFEALLDAIQWKLVRDVKLP; this comes from the coding sequence ATGAGCAAAACCCGCCTTTACCTTTACGACACAACATTGCGCGACGGACAACAAACGCAGGGTGTGCAATTCTCAACCGACGAGAAGATCAGGATTGCCAAGGCGCTTGATGGTCTCGGTCTTGATTACATTGAGGGCGGCTGGCCCGGGGCAAACCCGACGGACAGCGCCTTTTTCGACGATGCACCAAAAACCCGCGCGATGATGACTGCGTTTGGCATGACCAAACGCAGTGGCCGTAGTGCTGAAAACGACGACGTGCTTGCTGCGGTGATGAATGCGCGCACGCCTGCGGTTTGCCTTGTTGGCAAAAGCCACGATTTCCACGTTACCCGCGCGCTTGATATCCCACTTGAGGAAAATATCGACAATATTTCCGCCTCGATTGCCTATATTGTGGCGCAGGGGCGCGAGGCCCTGTTTGACGCGGAACATTTCTTTGACGGTTATAAAGCCAACCCCGAATATGCCCTCGCATGTTTGCGGGCTGCGCTCGACGCTGGTGCGCGGTGGGTCGTTTTATGCGATACCAATGGCGGCACTTTGCCCAGCGAGATTGGGCGGATTGTCTCGGCTGTGATCGCCACCGGAATTGAGGGCGCTAACGTCGGAATCCATACCCATAACGATACCGAAAATGCTGTCGCGGGGAGTCTTGCGGCGATTGAAGCGGGGGCGTGCCAAATCCAAGGGACGCTCAATGGTTTGGGTGAACGCTGTGGCAATGCCAACCTGACAACGCTGATTCCGACACTGATTTTGAAGCAGGATTATGCGGACCGATTTGAGACCGGAATTGAACGTAAGGCCCTGCTGGGGCTGACGAAGCTCAGCCGGATGCTGGATGATATTCTTAATCGCGTTCCTATGCGGCAAGCGCCCTATGTTGGGGCTAGCGCTTTTGCGCATAAGGCGGGATTGCATGCTTCAGCGATCCTGAAAGATCCGACGACTTACGAGCACATCGATCCGGAACTTGTTGGAAACACACGGATAATACCGATGTCCAATCAGGCGGGGCAAAGCAATCTACGCAGTCGTTTGGCGAGCGCCGGCCTTGAGGTGGATGTCAAAAACCCGGCGCTGGCACGCATTCTTGAGGTGATCAAAGAGCGCGAGGACGAGGGCTATTCCTTTGACGTCGCGCAGGCGAGTTTTGAGCTTTTGGCGCGGCGCGAACTGGGCCTGTTGCCGGAGTTTTTCGAGGTAAAACGCTATAAGGTGACGGTCGAGCGGCGCAAAAATAAGCGCAACAAAATGGTGAGCCTTTCGGAAGCCGTGGTGGTTGTGAAAATCAACGGCGAGAAGAAAATGTCGGTGAGCGACTCGATGGACGAGGGCGGCACGGATCGCGGCCCTGTGAATGCGTTGATGCAGGCTTTGCTCAAGGATTTGGGTCCTTATCAGGACCTAATAGATGACATGCATCTGGTCGATTATAAGGTGCGGATCACCAATGGCGGCACCGAGGCTGTGACCCGCGTTGTGATTGATAGCGAAGATACGCAAGGGCGGCGTTGGTCCACCGTTGGCGCTTCGTCCAACATTGTGGATGCAAGCTTTGAGGCGCTTTTGGACGCGATTCAGTGGAAGCTGGTGCGCGACGTGAAGCTGCCATGA
- a CDS encoding phytoene/squalene synthase family protein has translation MMDYAVCAALVEKGDPDRFLATMAAAPALRGGLFTLAAYNLELARAPWASKEPMIAEMRLQWWRDLIDEIAAKGVVRTHEISASLVQCVQEFGLSAQNLDQMAAARLWDAYTEPFADQDDFDEYIDHTAGHLMWMACQTLGAQPDDERSVRAYAYGVGVAAWLAAVADLVERGKIPLLDGRDEGVKSLAQQGLERLQSAKPSRNFAPALRWGWQAEPLLKLAIKSPERVGDGSLYLPEFSRKARLLRKSVLGRY, from the coding sequence ATGATGGATTATGCAGTGTGTGCGGCGCTTGTGGAAAAGGGCGATCCAGATCGGTTTTTAGCGACGATGGCGGCGGCGCCTGCGTTGCGGGGAGGCTTGTTTACATTGGCGGCCTATAACCTTGAATTGGCTCGTGCGCCGTGGGCGAGCAAAGAGCCGATGATTGCAGAAATGCGGCTTCAGTGGTGGCGGGATTTGATTGATGAAATCGCGGCGAAAGGTGTGGTGCGTACACATGAAATTTCGGCATCTTTGGTGCAATGCGTGCAGGAATTTGGGCTTTCGGCCCAAAATCTAGACCAAATGGCGGCGGCGCGGCTTTGGGATGCTTACACTGAGCCCTTTGCCGATCAGGATGATTTTGACGAATATATTGATCACACGGCGGGGCATTTGATGTGGATGGCTTGCCAGACGTTGGGGGCGCAGCCTGACGATGAGAGATCGGTGCGGGCCTATGCATACGGTGTCGGAGTTGCTGCGTGGCTTGCGGCGGTTGCTGATCTTGTGGAACGGGGAAAAATCCCGTTGCTCGACGGACGTGATGAAGGCGTAAAATCCCTTGCGCAACAGGGGTTGGAGCGTTTGCAATCAGCCAAACCATCGCGCAATTTTGCCCCCGCTTTGCGGTGGGGATGGCAGGCGGAACCCTTGTTGAAGTTGGCGATCAAAAGCCCCGAACGGGTGGGCGACGGTTCGCTGTATTTGCCAGAATTTTCCCGCAAAGCGCGGCTATTGCGCAAGTCGGTATTGGGGCGGTATTAG